In Bacillus sp. DX3.1, the following proteins share a genomic window:
- a CDS encoding DUF3994 domain-containing protein, producing MKAKKLVTLAIPVMLLVGCGTDKTDAKPKGKVESKAETKDKLSKEKYPVRMMNLSSELTQKITVITEIAMDKSKDEKTLYKELLKEESELQKIIAKFDKIEPPKEFQDAHKDILKAVDCYSRAYGLQAEIIKTDAKDIDTSKAQESKDLLKKGNEYWKTGFQPIQDAAVNGANSLDNKTKDESNSFETSDFDNETVQISKNGNELLGEWGSYKGSKFYVGLEFKEDGTYTAYDDTGKTSYEDNHMTGTWFYSADKKQITFIPKEFVKDGKKLEAKQMNAVVDHNVEFFRAGSLKMTDGKGNTITAERRK from the coding sequence ATGAAAGCAAAGAAACTAGTTACACTAGCAATTCCAGTTATGTTATTAGTAGGTTGCGGAACTGATAAAACAGACGCAAAACCAAAGGGAAAAGTGGAGTCTAAAGCAGAAACAAAGGATAAGTTATCAAAAGAGAAGTATCCAGTACGTATGATGAATTTATCTTCTGAGTTAACACAAAAGATTACGGTCATAACGGAAATAGCAATGGACAAAAGCAAAGATGAAAAGACTCTATATAAAGAGTTATTAAAGGAAGAATCTGAGTTACAGAAAATCATTGCTAAGTTCGATAAGATAGAACCACCTAAAGAATTTCAAGACGCACATAAAGACATCTTAAAAGCAGTAGATTGCTATAGTAGAGCATATGGACTACAGGCTGAGATTATCAAAACTGATGCTAAAGACATAGATACATCTAAAGCACAAGAGTCAAAAGACTTACTGAAGAAGGGTAACGAGTATTGGAAGACTGGTTTCCAACCTATCCAAGACGCGGCAGTAAATGGAGCAAACTCTCTTGATAATAAAACAAAGGATGAATCAAATAGTTTTGAAACCTCTGATTTTGATAATGAAACGGTACAAATATCAAAAAACGGTAATGAGTTGTTAGGAGAATGGGGTAGTTATAAAGGTTCTAAGTTCTATGTAGGTTTAGAATTCAAAGAAGATGGTACATATACCGCATATGATGATACAGGTAAAACATCGTATGAAGACAACCATATGACAGGAACATGGTTCTACAGTGCAGACAAGAAGCAAATTACATTCATCCCTAAAGAGTTTGTTAAAGACGGTAAAAAGCTAGAAGCGAAACAAATGAATGCGGTAGTAGACCATAATGTTGAGTTTTTCAGAGCAGGTTCTTTGAAAATGACAGATGGTAAAGGGAATACAATAACAGCAGAAAGACGTAAATAA